The Calditerricola satsumensis genome contains the following window.
CACCGTCACCCGGCAGGAATCGGCACCCGCGCGCACGAAGTCGCTCCCCCGCGGCTGGTTGAAGAGCGCCCAGCGCAAGGCGCGGACGATGGCGCTCTTGCCGCTGTCCGACGGCCCGACGATGACGTTCAGTCCGGGGGAGAACTCCAGTTCGCTGCGCTCATGGGATTGAAAGTTTTCGATCACCACGCGGCGAATGGCCTTCTTCACGGCGCATGCTCCCCTTTCGCCAGCCGCTCCTGGGCCGCGGCAAGGCGGCGCAGCGCCTCCTCGCGCACGGCGTCGGGCACCTGGGTCAGCCCGGCAAGGCGGTCGAGAATCTGGGCCAGCTCCAGCGTTTGAAAGTCCGCCGCCTCACGAACCTGCTGGACAAAACGGTTCAGCTTCTCTTCGCGGTAGGCGGCCTGCTCCACGTAGTGGCGGTCGAGCACCTCCTCGCCCGGGCGCGCGCAGGAGAGCGGGATCAATTCCACGTCGATCCCGGCGCCAAGGGTGAGCACGGCCACCTGCGGCATGCGCCGCACCTCGGCCAGCTGGTTGTTCACGCGCGACAAGGCCCCGGGGTTGACGATCCACTTCCCCTCCCGCTTGCGGGCGCCAAAGCCGGCGTGGTAGTGGCCGGTCAGGAGCACGTCGGGCGCATCGGGCCCCCACAGCGTGTCGAGGAGGGTGTAAGGCACGCCGCCGGGGAGGGGCTTGTCCGTCACCATGCCGTGGGCGAGGTGGACGGTGACGTCGGCGTTGCGCGGAAGGGGCGGCCGGTAGTCGAGGGCGGCGTCGCGGCGGTCAATGTCGTAATGAAACGGCTGGCCCGTCAGCTGCACGGTGATGCCGCCCACATCCAGGCGCACCGGCTCACCCGGGTGCAGGAGGCGCACCGTCCCGAAGGCGTCGAGGAGGCCGAGCATGGTCCGGCCCACCGTCTCCGGGTTGTGGCCGTAGACGTCGTGGTTGCCGGCTACGGCGTAGATGGGCGCCGGCGCGTCGCGCAGCACGGCGGCAAAGCTGCGCACCACCGCCGGGGCCAGGTCGGGACGGTCGAAGACATCGCCGCCGTGGAGGATGGCGTCGACGCGGTGGGCAGCGGCGATCTCCATCACCTCGGCCAGCTTGGCCTTCAGCGTCTCCGGAAAGTTGTCCCGCCGGTTGCGCGGCGTCGTGCCGCGAATGTGGGTGTCGGTCACAAAGAGCAGCTTCATGCGTTTTCCTCCTCGGCGAGGCGCCGCACCACGTCGCCCGCGATCCCCGGGGCAAACCCTTTCCCGATCAGGAAGCGGTACAGCTTGGCGGCATCCAGCCCCGTCGGCGTGCGGTAGCGCGGAAGGCGCCGGCGGGCCAGGGCGTAGGCCGCCTCGCGCTCGTCCTCCTCCGTCCACGCCGCCAAGGCCGCGTCGACCGTCTCCGCCGCCACGCCCCGCTGGAGCAGTTCCTGGCGCAAAAGCCGCCGGCCCCGGGGACGGCTGACCCTGCGCGCCTCCACCCACTGGCGGGCAAAGGCGGCATCGTCCAGCCAGCCCGCTTCGCGCAGGCGCCCCAACACGGCGTCGATCCGCTCGGCCGCATAGCCGCACCGCAGGAGGTAGGCGCGCACCTCCGCCTCCGCCCGCGCCCGCACGGCCAAAAAGCGCAAGGCGCGCTGCAAGACGCGGTTTTCCTCCTCTTCCGCCAGCACCGCCTGGCAGGCAGCGGGATCCAGGCGGCGGCCCTTCACCAGGCGCAGGCGCACCACCACGTCTTCGTGCACGGAAAAGGCCAGCTCGCCGTCCACATACACGTTGTACCGCTTGGGACGCCCCGGCTGGGGTTCAACGGCCGTAATCACCCCGTCCATGTGCGGACTCACCGCCTTTAGAAAAAGAAGAAAGCACCCGTTTGAGGTGCTTTCCGGAGGTCATTCCATATCCAGCGCGAACACGTCGTCGATCGGCTCCTCGTCGACCGGCGCGCTGGACACTTTGACCGGGTTGATCTTGTAGTACTCCCGGATCTTCTGCTCGATGGCGTCGGCCACCTCCGGGTGCTCCTTGAGAAACTGTTTGGCGTTTTCGCGCCCCTGGCCGAGCCGCTGGTCGCCAAACGCATACCACGCCCCGCTCTTTTGGATGATGTCCAGCTCCGCGGCCATGTCGAGGATGCTCGCCTCCCGCGAGACCCCTTCGCCGTACATGATGTCGACGTCACACTGCTTGAACGGCGGCGCCACCTTGTTCTTGACCACCTTGATGCGCGCGCGGTTCCCGACGACTTCATTGCCGTTTTTGATCGCCTCGGTCCGGCGCACTTCCAAGCGGATGCTGCTGTAAAACTTGAGGGCGCGGCCGCCGGGCGTCGTTTCGGGGTTGCCAAACAACACGCCAACCTTTTCACGGATTTGGTTGATGAAGATGGCAATCGTGCGCGACTTGGAAATCGCGCCGGCCAGTTTGCGCAGGGCCTGGGACATGAGGCGGGCCTGCAGGCCGACGTGGGCGTCGCCCATTTCGCCCTCGATTTCCGCCTTCGGTACGAGGGCGGCTACCGAGTCGACGACGATGATGTCGACGGCCCCGCTGCGGACCAGCGCCTCGGCGATCTCCAGCGCCTGTTCGCCGGTGTCGGGCTGAGAGAGGAGCAGCTCGTCGATGTTGACGCCCACCTTCTGCGCGTAGACCGGGTCGAGGGCGTGCTCGGCGTCGATGAACGCCGCCGTGCCACCGATCTTCTGGACCTCGGCGATGGCGTGGAGGGCGACCGTCGTCTTCCCCGACGACTCGTGGCCGTAAACCTCGATGATCCGCCCGCGCGGATAGCCGCCGACCCCCAAGGCGATGTCCAACCCGAGAATGCCGCTGGAAACCGTGGAGACCTGTGCCTGCGCCGCTTCCCCAAGGCGCATGATGGCCCCTTTTCCAAACTGCTTCTCGATCTGGCGCAGGGCCATCTCCAAGGCCGCACGTCGATCGGACACAACGCTCTCCCCTTTTCCCCCAATTTCCGAAAGGCGCTGCATGCCACTTCTCTTCCATCATACATGCTTTTGGGCGGATTGCCAAGAGGAGAGGCGAAAAAATGTTCGCCTCAGCCCACCGGCGCCTGCGCGCGCTTGCCCTTCTTCCCCGTTTTGCGCGCCCCGTTTTCGCCCGTCCGACCCTCACGCGGCTTGGCCGGCTCCACGTTCACCCGCCGCCCGTTGATGCGCGCGTTGCGCAGCGCCTCGTACACGAAGGGCGCCACGTCGGCGGGCACCTCGACAAAGGCGAAGGACTCGAAGAGGTCGATCCGGCCAATCGCCCGCGCCGGGATGCCGGCCTGCTCGGCGATCACATCGGCCACCTCGCGCGGGCCGAGCCCGGCGCTACGGCCGACGTTGAGGAAGAAGCGCACCATGCCGTCGCGGGCGCCGGTGTCGCCAAAGTTGTACTCCTCGTCCTCTGCCTCGCCCGGCCCGAAGGCCAGCTTCAGGGCGGCGGCGGCCAGGTCGGCCAGGTCACCGCCGTCGTCCACCCACTGCTGCACGAAGGCGCGATAGAGGTCGAGGTCCTTCTTCTCCAACTGGGCCGTCAGTTGCGCCGTCCAGTACTGGATCTGCCGGTCGCCCAGCTCACTGACCGTGGGCACCTCGCGCGGTTCGATCGACACCTTGACCACGCGCTCGATGTGTTGCAGCTGCTTCATCTCCCGCGGCGTCACGAGCGTGATGGCCATCCCCGTCTTGCCGGCCCGTCCGGTGCGCCCGATGCGGTGCACGTAGCTTTCCGGATCTTGCGGGATGTCGTAGTTGATCACGTGGGTGACGTTCTCCACGTCGATGCCGCGGGCGGCCACGTCGGTGGCAACGAGCAGCTCCAGCTCCCCGCTGCGGAAGGCGTCCATCACCTTGTTGCGTTGCGATTGGTTCAGGTCGCCGTGCAGCGCGTCGGCGCTGTAGCCGCGCGTCTGCAGGGCCTGGGCCAGCTCGGCGGCGCCCTTCTTCGTGCGGCAGAAGAGGATGCCGCGCTCGACCTCCTCGGCGTCCAGGATGCGGCACAGCACGTCGAGCTTCTGGCTCTCCAGGGCGCGATAGTACACCTGCGTCACCGTCGGCGCGGCCACCGTGCCGCGGGAGATGGCCACCGTCTCCGGCCGGTTCATGTACTGCAGGGCCAGGCGGCGAATTTCCGGCGGCATCGTCGCCGAAAAGAGCAGCGTCTGGCGGTCCTTCGGCACCAGGCGGAGGATGGCTTCAATGTCGTCGATGAAGCCCATGTCGAGCATTTCGTCGGCCTCATCGAGCACGAAAAAGCGCACCTCGTCGAGGCGCAGCGTCTTGCGGCGCAAATGGTCGAGCACGCGCCCCGGCGTACCGATGACGATCTGCACCCCTTTTTTCATCGCCCGGATCTGGTGCTCAATCGACTGTCCGCCGTAGATGGGCAGGGCGCGCACGCCCCGCTTGTACTTGGCGATTCGGCCGATCTCCTCGGCCACCTGGATGGCCAGCTCCCGCGTCGGCGTCAGCACGATGGCCTGCACGTGCGGCGCGGGGGTGACCCGTTCGACGATGGGAATGCCGAACGCCGCCGTCTTCCCCGTTCCCGTCTGGGCCTGGCCGATCACATCGCGGCCGTCAAGAACGAGGGGGATGCACGCCGCCTGGATCGGCGACGG
Protein-coding sequences here:
- a CDS encoding metallophosphoesterase family protein gives rise to the protein MKLLFVTDTHIRGTTPRNRRDNFPETLKAKLAEVMEIAAAHRVDAILHGGDVFDRPDLAPAVVRSFAAVLRDAPAPIYAVAGNHDVYGHNPETVGRTMLGLLDAFGTVRLLHPGEPVRLDVGGITVQLTGQPFHYDIDRRDAALDYRPPLPRNADVTVHLAHGMVTDKPLPGGVPYTLLDTLWGPDAPDVLLTGHYHAGFGARKREGKWIVNPGALSRVNNQLAEVRRMPQVAVLTLGAGIDVELIPLSCARPGEEVLDRHYVEQAAYREEKLNRFVQQVREAADFQTLELAQILDRLAGLTQVPDAVREEALRRLAAAQERLAKGEHAP
- a CDS encoding RecX family transcriptional regulator, whose product is MDGVITAVEPQPGRPKRYNVYVDGELAFSVHEDVVVRLRLVKGRRLDPAACQAVLAEEEENRVLQRALRFLAVRARAEAEVRAYLLRCGYAAERIDAVLGRLREAGWLDDAAFARQWVEARRVSRPRGRRLLRQELLQRGVAAETVDAALAAWTEEDEREAAYALARRRLPRYRTPTGLDAAKLYRFLIGKGFAPGIAGDVVRRLAEEENA
- the recA gene encoding recombinase RecA — protein: MSDRRAALEMALRQIEKQFGKGAIMRLGEAAQAQVSTVSSGILGLDIALGVGGYPRGRIIEVYGHESSGKTTVALHAIAEVQKIGGTAAFIDAEHALDPVYAQKVGVNIDELLLSQPDTGEQALEIAEALVRSGAVDIIVVDSVAALVPKAEIEGEMGDAHVGLQARLMSQALRKLAGAISKSRTIAIFINQIREKVGVLFGNPETTPGGRALKFYSSIRLEVRRTEAIKNGNEVVGNRARIKVVKNKVAPPFKQCDVDIMYGEGVSREASILDMAAELDIIQKSGAWYAFGDQRLGQGRENAKQFLKEHPEVADAIEQKIREYYKINPVKVSSAPVDEEPIDDVFALDME
- a CDS encoding DEAD/DEAH box helicase; the encoded protein is MADFAQLGISQEILDALADMGFEEPSPIQAACIPLVLDGRDVIGQAQTGTGKTAAFGIPIVERVTPAPHVQAIVLTPTRELAIQVAEEIGRIAKYKRGVRALPIYGGQSIEHQIRAMKKGVQIVIGTPGRVLDHLRRKTLRLDEVRFFVLDEADEMLDMGFIDDIEAILRLVPKDRQTLLFSATMPPEIRRLALQYMNRPETVAISRGTVAAPTVTQVYYRALESQKLDVLCRILDAEEVERGILFCRTKKGAAELAQALQTRGYSADALHGDLNQSQRNKVMDAFRSGELELLVATDVAARGIDVENVTHVINYDIPQDPESYVHRIGRTGRAGKTGMAITLVTPREMKQLQHIERVVKVSIEPREVPTVSELGDRQIQYWTAQLTAQLEKKDLDLYRAFVQQWVDDGGDLADLAAAALKLAFGPGEAEDEEYNFGDTGARDGMVRFFLNVGRSAGLGPREVADVIAEQAGIPARAIGRIDLFESFAFVEVPADVAPFVYEALRNARINGRRVNVEPAKPREGRTGENGARKTGKKGKRAQAPVG